The uncultured Ilyobacter sp. nucleotide sequence TTTTCCGAATTAAGTACCTCGTCCTTATTCCCCTGCTTAAAAATTGTTTTATCATACATCAAAGCCACATGGGTAATTTCCTGAAAGATCTCTTCAATATGGTGGGTTACCAGTATAATAGTGGACTTTTCAGATAACTTTTGTATAAACTTTATAAAGCTGTTTTGAGCCTTTATATCCAACCCCACTGTGGGTTCATCTAGTATTAATGCCTTGGGATCATGTATAAGTGCCCTTCCGATGATGCACCTTCTCAACTGTCCAGTACTCATCTGATGTACTTTTTTATCTTTTATTTCTAAAATTTTAAGAAATTCCAAGACCTCTAAAACCTTTTGGTGCTGTTTTTTTGTAAAGTCATGATATTTAAATATCCCAATAGAACTATAATAACCACTTAAGACCACTTCATAGGCAGTTGCATACTTTCCATGTATTCCAAAATAATTGTGCAGATCGTTTGTGATGATTCCAAGGTTTTTTCTGATCTCAAATAAACTCCATCTGTCCTTCCCAAATATCTGTTTTCTAAAGGGATAACCTGTATTGGGATGCAGGTCATTTGATATTAATTTGATCAATGTCGATTTTCCGCTTCCATTTGCCCCTAAAATAGCCCAGTGCTCATTTGTATTGATTTTAAGGTTTATATTTTCCAGAACTGGTTGCCCCACTTCATAATTTATATGTATATTTTCAAAATCAATTATATTTTTTAAAAATTTTTCTTCTTTTTCCAATTTTTCACCCTCCTAATCTCTTTATTTTGAAACCTATATCTGAAAATACTATTACATCTTACCATATATCTAATATTTCTTAAATCTAATATGAAGTATGTATACTTTAAATTGCTATTGTAATAAAATATGGGATTTTTTAAAAATACACAAAGTCTTTTTTAATCAAGAACCCCACCAATAGATTAAACAAATCAAATTGCTGCCTGAAAGAAATTTTCATAAATTACTGAACTTACGAGAAAATTAAAGTCAAAAGACTTTGGTCACAGAGGACACAGAGAAAAAATAGCTTATTTCTATCATAGAATTTTGAATTTTTCTTATAAAGTAATTTTTTTACTATCTTTTATGATATAATACTATCATTAAATAGGCCAGTTTAACAAGTATGTAATTTTATGCTTTATATAGTAAGAAAGGAGAGTACGATGGATAATAAAGATATTTTAAATGATTGCTCTAACGGAGCTATCTGTCATATGGCATATACCATGAATAGAATCGCCGGTAAATGGAAGTTGGTTATTTTGTGGCATATCTATGATAAAGAGGTCATAAGATACGGAGAGTTAAGAAAAAGTGTTGGCAAAATCACACATAAAATGCTCAGTAACCAACTTAAGGAGCTTGTAAGCGACGGTATAATTCACAAAGAAATTTATCACCAGGTCCCTCCAAAGGTAGAATATTCCCTTACCGAATATGGTAAAACCTTGGCCCCTATAATGGATATGCTCTATGAATGGGGAAAGAAGTATAGAAGGGATTAATCCCCTCCTTCTAGATCTTCAAAAAATTTGATATCAACTTCTAGATTGATGTATTCTATCATTGGTCTAGAAGTTTTTTATTTGATATATCAAAAAATAATTAGGATAAAATCAGTATATTTATAGCTCATTATTTTTTCTATAACTTTTTCTCATGATCCTCTTTTAAAAATTATATTTTTAATAAAGAGTTTTTAACCCCCTTAATTAGCCTTTTAAAATCAAAATTTGAGGACAAAATATAAAATATATATGGCTAACATCCTATTATTCAACTGGACATAAAACACCACATATGGTATCATCTCTTTTAGATTTAAACTAAATATAGGGGGTTTCTCATGTTTGTTATAAAAAGAGATGGAACAAAGGTTCCCTTCAATGAGGAAAAAATAATCAATGCCATTGAAAAGGCTGGAATTGCAGCAGGAAAAGATATACCTAAAGAATTTTCAATGGCTGCGGCTTCAAAAATACTAAAACTAAATTCAGATACAGAAGTAGAATCCGTTCAAGATATGGTAGAAAAGGAATTAATGCAGGAGTATCCTGAAGTTGCAAAAAAATACATCTTATACAGAGATATGAGAAATGTAGAGAGGCACAAACGAACACATATAAAGAAGGCCTTTGACGGAATAGTCACAGTAGAAAAAAACAATATAAACAAAGAAAATGCAAATATGGCTGGGGACACTCCAAGTGGTCAGATGATGACGTTTGCCAGTGAAACTACCAAGGACTATACACATAAATACCTTCTAAACCAGGAATATTCCAGAGCACACATGAGCGGCGATATCCACATACATGATTTGGACTATTACCCTACTAAGACCTCTACCT carries:
- a CDS encoding helix-turn-helix domain-containing protein; translation: MDNKDILNDCSNGAICHMAYTMNRIAGKWKLVILWHIYDKEVIRYGELRKSVGKITHKMLSNQLKELVSDGIIHKEIYHQVPPKVEYSLTEYGKTLAPIMDMLYEWGKKYRRD
- a CDS encoding ATP-binding cassette domain-containing protein, which encodes MEKEEKFLKNIIDFENIHINYEVGQPVLENINLKINTNEHWAILGANGSGKSTLIKLISNDLHPNTGYPFRKQIFGKDRWSLFEIRKNLGIITNDLHNYFGIHGKYATAYEVVLSGYYSSIGIFKYHDFTKKQHQKVLEVLEFLKILEIKDKKVHQMSTGQLRRCIIGRALIHDPKALILDEPTVGLDIKAQNSFIKFIQKLSEKSTIILVTHHIEEIFQEITHVALMYDKTIFKQGNKDEVLNSENLSKIFEIEIDVQKENNRYYIKSINN